A region of Bacteroidales bacterium DNA encodes the following proteins:
- a CDS encoding caspase family protein, whose translation MKTKLIILLFIAFSSSLYAQLSLDKALYNSKHKTIAATYSHDGKYIASSGENGDIIVWDVKTGSVYKTLKGLKKLTKSLKFSKNGKYLITGGKDNNVTVWSLMTGERIKTIQGHKGEIYSVDISNDDKYIASGSSDKSIIIWNMSTGEKVLVLTGHNKEVTCVDFNRNGKKIISGSADKTLKEWNTSDGSLIQTINAHNSWVKTVAYSSNGKYIASGGYDKKIYIWDAHGQKLNTFQAHKDRIMSVAFSPDSKYLISGSQDAYVLVWDVKTGMIINKSKKQKSIQGIYSVAFSPDGKNALSTSLFNQLNIWDVSELNVKQVSDEMLADAEKKSEIKATINWLYPTIESSVASSPVFRIKACINSKNDISDISVYLNDELFSSDVGSNIFATSGDCTVNYEKNVYLKQGTNNIKIVVNNEAGSTESQLKTIEYSMLSKPVIVWVDPINSDITTKIPAYNISANIKSKSPVSKIEVYINDQLFTQTTQITGNLFTKTIKLVSGLNQVKIVAVNSIGSTASSIKSINLAIAEKPLIAWLNPVETTTSTFMANFYIQAKIKSESPLKKVDIYLNDVFNISVSNLVADDGTNYNIENNLHLNHGINKIKLIAENESGQTISEIKNIDYSIPSKTVVSWIFPNLINTEVNKADLNLRACIKSDSDLKKITLYVNNVIYSTETQFMSSQNTDCTVDFNKSVHLNPGQNQIKIIATNIAGDTESEIKFINYSIPVLAQVTWLQPFELKTTVSEPGFDITACIKSNIKIDFVQLYINNVLFSTDQSFVSIPTAECTLNFTKHIQLNDGDNQLKLVVGNIAGNSESQVVNIKHAFVNPYRFALIIGNEDYSSYQTDLESESDVDFAKKDAKAFKDVACNILGVPDENIIYLENARYIEMRRALKKMNLYAKNTYGKGEFYFFYAGHGFPDEKTKDPYLVPVDGSGSDLEFSAIKLKDVYNNLTEFPTKRVTVFLDACFSGGARNQGLIAARGVKIKPNEEVLKTNLIVFAASSGNQSSLPYKEKQHGMFSYYLIKKLKESKGNISYKELSDYVKEQVGLKSIMVNNKEQNPQTNVSPSVQSVWGNWKVK comes from the coding sequence ATGAAAACAAAATTAATTATCCTGTTATTTATTGCTTTTTCATCTTCGTTATATGCCCAGCTTAGTTTGGATAAAGCTTTATACAATTCAAAACATAAAACTATTGCAGCAACATACAGCCATGATGGTAAATATATTGCCAGTAGCGGCGAAAATGGAGATATTATAGTTTGGGATGTAAAAACAGGCAGTGTTTATAAAACATTAAAAGGTTTAAAGAAATTAACTAAATCTTTAAAGTTTTCAAAAAATGGCAAATACCTTATAACAGGAGGGAAAGACAATAATGTTACAGTCTGGAGTCTTATGACGGGTGAGAGGATTAAAACTATACAGGGTCATAAAGGTGAAATATATTCAGTTGATATAAGTAATGATGATAAATATATTGCTTCGGGAAGTAGTGATAAATCAATTATTATCTGGAACATGTCCACTGGTGAAAAAGTTTTAGTTTTAACAGGACACAATAAAGAAGTTACTTGTGTTGATTTTAACAGAAACGGAAAAAAAATTATTTCCGGTAGCGCAGATAAAACTTTAAAGGAATGGAATACTTCAGACGGAAGTTTAATTCAAACTATTAATGCACATAATAGTTGGGTTAAAACAGTTGCTTATAGTTCAAATGGTAAATATATTGCAAGTGGTGGATATGATAAAAAAATCTATATTTGGGATGCACATGGGCAAAAATTAAATACTTTTCAAGCACATAAAGATAGAATTATGTCTGTTGCTTTTAGTCCTGACAGTAAATATTTAATTAGCGGTTCACAAGATGCATATGTATTAGTTTGGGATGTAAAAACCGGAATGATAATAAATAAATCTAAAAAACAAAAATCTATTCAGGGAATATATTCGGTTGCCTTTAGTCCTGACGGAAAAAATGCTTTATCAACTTCTCTGTTTAACCAGTTAAATATATGGGATGTTTCAGAATTAAATGTTAAACAAGTTAGTGATGAAATGTTAGCTGATGCAGAAAAAAAATCTGAAATAAAAGCCACAATAAACTGGTTATATCCAACAATAGAAAGCAGTGTTGCCAGTAGTCCTGTGTTCAGGATTAAAGCTTGTATTAATTCAAAAAATGATATTTCTGATATTAGTGTTTACCTGAATGATGAATTATTTTCATCAGATGTTGGAAGTAATATTTTTGCTACTTCCGGTGATTGTACTGTAAATTATGAAAAGAATGTTTACCTAAAACAAGGAACAAACAATATAAAAATTGTTGTAAACAACGAAGCCGGTAGCACTGAATCACAATTAAAAACAATTGAATATTCTATGTTATCAAAACCTGTAATTGTTTGGGTGGATCCAATAAATTCAGATATTACTACTAAAATACCGGCTTATAATATTTCTGCTAATATAAAATCAAAATCACCTGTAAGCAAGATCGAAGTATATATAAATGATCAATTATTTACTCAGACTACACAAATAACAGGAAATTTATTTACAAAAACCATAAAGCTTGTATCAGGTTTAAATCAGGTTAAAATTGTTGCTGTAAATTCCATTGGTTCTACTGCATCTTCAATAAAATCAATAAACCTTGCAATCGCTGAAAAGCCTTTAATTGCATGGCTAAATCCTGTTGAAACAACAACATCAACTTTTATGGCTAATTTTTATATTCAAGCCAAAATTAAGTCAGAATCTCCACTTAAAAAAGTTGATATTTATTTGAATGATGTTTTTAATATTTCTGTTTCAAATCTTGTTGCTGATGACGGAACTAATTACAATATCGAAAATAATTTACATTTAAATCACGGAATTAATAAAATAAAACTTATTGCTGAAAATGAATCGGGACAGACAATTTCAGAAATTAAAAATATAGATTATTCAATTCCTTCAAAAACAGTAGTAAGTTGGATTTTCCCTAATTTAATAAACACTGAGGTAAATAAAGCAGATTTGAATTTAAGAGCATGTATTAAATCAGATTCGGATTTGAAAAAAATTACTTTGTATGTAAATAATGTAATATATTCTACAGAAACTCAATTTATGAGTTCGCAAAATACTGATTGTACTGTCGATTTCAATAAATCAGTTCATCTTAATCCGGGACAAAATCAAATAAAAATCATTGCAACTAACATAGCCGGTGATACTGAATCGGAAATAAAATTTATTAATTACTCTATTCCTGTTTTGGCACAGGTTACATGGTTACAGCCGTTTGAATTAAAAACAACTGTCAGTGAGCCTGGATTTGATATAACAGCCTGCATAAAATCAAATATTAAAATTGATTTTGTTCAATTATACATTAATAATGTGTTGTTTTCCACTGATCAAAGTTTTGTAAGTATTCCTACAGCAGAGTGTACTTTAAATTTTACAAAACATATACAGTTAAATGATGGAGATAATCAGTTGAAACTTGTTGTTGGAAATATTGCAGGAAATAGTGAATCACAAGTTGTTAATATAAAACATGCTTTTGTTAATCCTTATCGATTTGCTTTGATTATTGGAAATGAAGATTATAGCTCTTACCAAACGGATTTGGAAAGCGAATCTGATGTTGATTTTGCAAAAAAAGATGCCAAAGCATTTAAAGATGTTGCATGTAATATTCTCGGTGTTCCTGATGAAAATATAATATATTTAGAAAATGCCCGGTATATTGAAATGAGAAGAGCATTAAAAAAAATGAATTTGTATGCAAAAAACACATACGGAAAAGGTGAGTTTTACTTTTTCTATGCAGGACATGGATTTCCAGATGAAAAAACAAAAGATCCATATTTAGTTCCGGTTGATGGTAGTGGAAGTGATCTTGAATTTTCTGCCATTAAATTAAAAGATGTTTATAATAATTTAACTGAATTTCCTACAAAACGTGTTACAGTGTTCCTTGATGCCTGCTTCAGTGGTGGTGCAAGAAATCAGGGATTAATAGCTGCACGAGGTGTAAAAATCAAACCAAATGAAGAAGTTTTAAAAACAAACCTAATTGTATTTGCTGCAAGTAGTGGCAACCAGTCATCATTACCATACAAAGAAAAACAACATGGTATGTTTTCTTACTACTTAATTAAGAAGTTAAAAGAAAGTAAAGGAAATATTTCATACAAAGAATTATCTGATTATGTAAAAGAGCAGGTAGGACTTAAATCGATTATGGTAAATAATAAAGAACAAAACCCCCAGACTAATGTTAGTCCAAGTGTTCAAAGTGTTTGGGGCAATTGGAAAGTTAAGTAA
- a CDS encoding universal stress protein: MEKVMKKILVTWDFTEISENALEYAIRIAKAVNNEIILLHIVKKKEEEDKALEKLQPVAEMVFQKYNIKPEIIAIEGSIFSTIGDFTADEENHINLVVMGTHGIRGMQKLTGSWALKVIASSKAPFIVVQDVPPQKEKFSDIVFPINFKTENKEKLLWAIYLAKFFESKIHVFKPLETDKYYLKKINANLSFALKYFRKKAVDYEIHTAEKSGHFAEETLKFGKKINADLILIMTTKGIGFSDYVFGAQEQYIIANAAKIPVMCINPRTDLTTVSYVIGGFGG, from the coding sequence ATGGAAAAAGTAATGAAAAAAATATTAGTAACATGGGATTTTACAGAAATTTCTGAAAATGCCCTTGAATATGCTATAAGAATAGCAAAAGCAGTTAATAATGAAATTATTCTTTTGCATATTGTTAAGAAAAAAGAGGAAGAAGATAAAGCATTAGAAAAATTACAGCCTGTTGCAGAAATGGTTTTTCAAAAATATAATATTAAACCTGAAATTATTGCTATAGAAGGCAGTATTTTTTCAACAATAGGTGATTTTACTGCAGATGAAGAAAATCATATTAATCTCGTGGTAATGGGTACCCATGGTATTCGTGGGATGCAAAAATTAACAGGAAGCTGGGCATTAAAAGTAATTGCAAGTTCAAAAGCTCCCTTTATTGTTGTTCAGGATGTTCCTCCTCAAAAAGAAAAATTTAGTGATATTGTTTTTCCTATAAACTTCAAGACTGAGAATAAAGAAAAACTTCTTTGGGCAATTTACCTTGCTAAATTCTTTGAATCTAAAATTCATGTTTTTAAACCGCTTGAAACTGATAAATATTACCTAAAGAAAATTAATGCAAATTTGAGTTTTGCACTAAAGTATTTTAGGAAAAAAGCTGTTGATTACGAAATACATACTGCTGAAAAATCAGGACATTTTGCCGAAGAAACATTAAAATTTGGTAAAAAAATAAATGCCGATCTTATATTAATTATGACTACAAAAGGCATAGGGTTTAGTGATTATGTTTTTGGAGCACAAGAGCAATATATTATTGCTAATGCTGCAAAAATACCGGTTATGTGTATTAATCCAAGAACCGATCTTACTACTGTAAGTTATGTAATTGGTGGATTTGGCGGTTAA
- a CDS encoding PKD domain-containing protein codes for MKKFILTSLSIVLLVFILINSCKKPEDDTPQPTACFSASTTQAAVGEVITFTNCSQNAVSYSWQFGDGSQSTEVNPTHSYSSTGSFVVNLRVANGDKNDQITVTITVTAAGPTACFNPSTTTASTGESITFTNCSQNATSYSWAFGDGATSTATSPSHSYSSAGTYNVTLTASDGSNTDQTSKSITITGTAFDFTSITGIPDTYYQDYFFDEFDNNSNNWFEGYSAGVYDMYIYSGTYYIENYSETGRLTINYNIDPDEDRNYEIWVGMVITAQPASTYGNGLFWGFLSDPWGYYYFKIADFDWYIYGDTEEGSYIDWSHSSYVEPIDEYNELTLRKVNDTYYYFINEHYMGSYSVGEFFGTGLGFYCGNLSAIEIDYIDIMYINLTKSGNNTDKKDVKIAPENLVNKQDITIDTKISSK; via the coding sequence ATGAAAAAATTTATCTTAACATCCTTATCAATTGTTTTATTGGTATTTATTCTAATAAATTCATGTAAAAAACCTGAAGATGACACACCACAACCAACAGCATGTTTTAGTGCATCAACAACACAAGCTGCTGTAGGCGAGGTAATTACATTTACTAATTGTTCTCAAAATGCAGTATCATATAGCTGGCAATTTGGTGATGGAAGTCAATCAACTGAAGTTAATCCAACTCACTCATATTCTTCTACCGGTTCATTTGTTGTTAATTTACGCGTTGCTAACGGTGATAAAAATGACCAGATTACTGTAACTATTACGGTTACTGCAGCAGGGCCTACTGCATGTTTTAACCCTTCAACAACTACAGCAAGTACAGGAGAAAGTATTACATTTACCAATTGTTCTCAAAACGCAACTTCTTATAGCTGGGCATTTGGAGACGGTGCAACTTCAACTGCAACATCACCATCTCATAGTTATTCATCTGCCGGTACTTATAATGTAACATTAACTGCTTCAGACGGTAGTAATACTGACCAAACTAGCAAATCTATTACAATAACAGGAACTGCATTTGACTTTACTTCAATTACCGGTATTCCTGATACATACTATCAGGATTATTTTTTTGATGAATTTGATAACAACTCAAATAACTGGTTTGAAGGTTATTCAGCAGGAGTATATGATATGTATATATATTCTGGTACTTATTACATTGAAAATTACTCAGAAACAGGTCGTTTAACAATAAATTATAACATTGACCCTGATGAAGACAGAAATTATGAAATTTGGGTAGGAATGGTTATTACTGCTCAACCAGCAAGTACTTATGGAAATGGTCTTTTCTGGGGATTTCTTTCCGATCCATGGGGATATTATTATTTTAAAATTGCTGATTTTGACTGGTATATTTATGGTGATACCGAAGAGGGTAGTTATATAGATTGGAGCCATTCTAGTTACGTAGAACCTATTGACGAGTATAATGAATTAACCTTACGAAAAGTAAATGACACTTATTACTATTTCATAAATGAACATTATATGGGTTCATATTCTGTTGGTGAGTTCTTCGGAACAGGATTAGGTTTTTACTGTGGTAATTTATCTGCTATTGAAATTGATTATATTGATATAATGTATATCAATCTAACAAAATCAGGTAACAATACCGATAAGAAAGATGTAAAAATAGCACCCGAAAACCTTGTTAATAAACAAGACATAACTATCGATACGAAAATATCAAGTAAGTAA
- a CDS encoding PKD domain-containing protein encodes MKKFILTSLSIVLLVFILINSCKKPEDDTPQPTACFNASTTQATVGETITFTNCSQNAESYSWQFGDGNQSTEVNPTHSYSITGSFVVNLRVANGDKNDQTTVTITVTAAGPTACFTPSTTTASIGESIIFTNCSQNATSYSWAFGDGATSTATSPSHSYSSAGTYNVTLTASDGSNTDQTSRSITITGPAFDFASIDGIPDTYYQDYFYDEFDDNSNNWYEGELPGEYDLYIEYSTYYFTNYSNGPYTVTNNNINLDEDRNYEIWVGMVITQAAQDYGSGFVWGKSSESFNFYYFKIDDPNWYVYGDMEEGNYIDWTTSSCVEPLNEYNDLTLRKVNDTYYYFINDCYMGSEPIGEFFGTGLGFYCDYLSTIEIDYIDIMYINLTKSGNTTDKKELKIIRESQINKQNITNINKKVLSKLK; translated from the coding sequence ATGAAAAAATTTATCTTAACATCCTTATCAATTGTTTTATTGGTATTTATTCTAATAAATTCATGTAAAAAGCCTGAAGATGACACACCACAACCAACAGCATGTTTTAATGCATCAACAACGCAAGCTACTGTGGGTGAAACAATTACATTTACTAATTGTTCTCAAAATGCAGAATCGTATAGCTGGCAATTTGGTGATGGAAATCAGTCAACCGAAGTAAATCCAACTCACTCATATTCTATTACCGGTTCATTTGTTGTTAATTTACGTGTTGCTAACGGTGATAAAAATGACCAGACTACTGTAACAATTACGGTTACTGCAGCAGGGCCTACTGCCTGTTTTACCCCTTCAACAACTACAGCAAGCATAGGAGAAAGTATTATATTTACCAATTGTTCTCAAAATGCAACTTCTTATAGCTGGGCATTTGGAGACGGTGCAACATCAACTGCAACATCACCATCTCATAGTTATTCGTCTGCCGGCACTTATAATGTAACATTAACTGCTTCAGACGGTAGTAATACTGACCAAACAAGCAGATCTATTACAATAACAGGACCTGCATTTGACTTTGCTTCAATTGACGGTATTCCTGACACATATTATCAGGATTATTTTTATGATGAATTTGATGATAACTCAAACAACTGGTATGAGGGTGAATTACCAGGAGAATATGATTTATATATAGAATATAGCACTTATTACTTTACAAATTATTCAAATGGCCCTTATACAGTAACAAATAATAATATTAACCTTGATGAAGACAGAAATTATGAAATTTGGGTAGGAATGGTTATTACTCAAGCAGCACAAGATTATGGAAGCGGCTTTGTTTGGGGAAAAAGTAGCGAGTCATTTAACTTTTATTATTTTAAAATTGACGATCCTAACTGGTATGTTTATGGTGATATGGAAGAGGGTAATTATATAGATTGGACCACTTCCAGTTGCGTAGAACCCCTTAACGAATATAATGATTTAACCTTACGAAAAGTAAATGATACTTATTATTATTTCATAAATGATTGTTATATGGGTTCAGAACCTATTGGTGAATTCTTCGGAACAGGATTAGGTTTTTACTGTGACTATTTATCAACTATTGAGATTGATTATATTGATATAATGTATATTAATCTTACAAAATCAGGTAATACTACCGATAAAAAAGAGCTTAAAATAATACGTGAAAGCCAAATTAATAAACAAAACATAACTAATATTAATAAGAAAGTATTAAGTAAATTAAAATAA